The following proteins come from a genomic window of Candidatus Bipolaricaulis sibiricus:
- a CDS encoding Dihydrolipoamide dehydrogenase of pyruvate dehydrogenase complex encodes MERAQVVVVGGGPAGYVAARRLGQLGVETVLVEKRHLGGTCLNEGCIPTKALYAATAPLGHRATFARMGIALDAAVDLDRLRSWVGEVVDGLRGGVAKLLAGAKVEVVVGEATIAGPGRVRIRSGDGEREVGAQTIVLATGSRPVELPGFPFDGERVWSSSDALRLTRVPERLVVIGGGVIGLELGTVYRRLGSEVTVVELLDRLLPGVGLSRRGESVLRRALAAQGIGVRLGVRAERLTPHGIVVRSGAGEEEIPADAVLVAVGRRAATDSAGLDAVGVRMERGFAVTDERFAAAPGVYAIGDLRGGWMLAHKASHEGLLVAEELAARGASSHVACGQEERVEWAVPQAIFTQPEVALVGVPVDEAAAQGLRVGRFPLAALGRAWAEGEPEGHVQVVADPAGKVIGAEFVGAHASDLVAEATLAIQAGLTADALAETVHAHPTFPEGLWEAALALLGRPLHSG; translated from the coding sequence ATGGAACGGGCGCAGGTCGTGGTAGTGGGCGGTGGGCCCGCGGGGTACGTCGCTGCTCGTCGGCTGGGGCAGCTCGGGGTGGAGACGGTCCTCGTCGAGAAGCGGCACCTCGGCGGGACGTGCCTGAACGAGGGGTGCATCCCCACCAAGGCGCTGTACGCGGCCACGGCGCCGCTGGGCCATCGGGCCACGTTCGCCCGGATGGGGATCGCGCTCGACGCGGCGGTGGACCTCGACCGCCTGCGATCGTGGGTCGGGGAGGTGGTGGACGGACTGCGAGGTGGCGTGGCGAAGCTCCTTGCCGGGGCGAAGGTGGAGGTGGTGGTGGGCGAGGCCACGATCGCCGGCCCGGGCCGCGTTCGCATTCGATCGGGAGATGGGGAACGGGAGGTGGGGGCCCAGACGATCGTTCTCGCGACGGGGTCGCGCCCGGTGGAGCTGCCGGGGTTCCCGTTCGACGGAGAGCGCGTGTGGTCTTCGTCGGATGCGTTGCGACTGACGCGCGTCCCGGAGCGGTTGGTCGTGATCGGGGGCGGGGTGATCGGGCTGGAGCTGGGCACGGTGTACCGCCGCCTCGGGAGCGAGGTGACGGTGGTGGAGCTGTTGGATCGCCTGCTGCCTGGCGTGGGCCTGTCCCGCCGTGGGGAGTCGGTCCTGCGCCGTGCGCTCGCCGCGCAGGGGATCGGAGTGCGGTTGGGGGTGCGCGCCGAGCGGCTCACGCCCCACGGGATCGTCGTGCGGTCGGGGGCCGGCGAGGAGGAGATCCCGGCCGATGCGGTGCTGGTGGCGGTGGGACGGAGGGCGGCAACGGACAGCGCCGGGCTGGATGCAGTCGGCGTCCGCATGGAAAGGGGCTTCGCCGTTACGGACGAGAGGTTCGCGGCGGCACCGGGCGTGTACGCGATCGGGGATCTGCGCGGCGGGTGGATGCTTGCCCACAAGGCATCGCACGAGGGCCTTCTCGTCGCCGAGGAACTGGCCGCGCGAGGAGCGTCCTCGCACGTCGCCTGTGGGCAGGAGGAACGGGTCGAGTGGGCCGTGCCCCAGGCGATCTTCACCCAGCCCGAGGTGGCGCTGGTGGGGGTTCCGGTCGACGAGGCGGCGGCGCAGGGGCTGCGCGTGGGCCGGTTTCCGCTGGCGGCGCTCGGCCGGGCATGGGCGGAGGGAGAGCCCGAGGGGCACGTGCAGGTCGTGGCCGATCCTGCCGGGAAGGTGATCGGGGCGGAGTTCGTCGGGGCCCACGCCTCGGATCTCGTCGCCGAGGCAACGCTGGCGATTCAGGCGGGTCTGACGGCGGACGCGCTCGCGGAGACGGTCCACGCCCACCCCACGTTTCCGGAAGGGCTGTGGGAGGCAGCGCTCGCCCTCCTCGGCCGCCCGCTCCACAGCGGCTGA
- a CDS encoding TldD protein, part of TldE/TldD proteolytic complex, with product MEDRLREAVARSHADYTEARWEQVTRSRVAFQRDQLMALESGEEAGGIVRCLVKGAWGTAVFTDPADLPRKVEEATHLARTASAHVKDPVALAPVEPVEARWEGAMKRDFRGVSLDEKRRLAEGYNKFLLGFAPEIASTSVRYTDAWRNVIYANSEGTYIEQGIPDVTLMVAAVARKNGDIQQGFESLGYAAGFEVAQGREEDAAKAARRAVDLLSAKPVQGGTYTVILDPDLAGVFIHEAFGHICEADFLLKNEPMRKVMQLGTPFGVRSLNVVDDGYRPGERGNTPYDDEGVPWTKAYLIKNGVLTGLMHSRVTAHKMKAVPTGNARAVSWEYEPIVRMRNTYIEPGTATLDEMLRGIERGLYACSAFGGQTMFEQFTFSAAYGHEIVNGKIGPMVKDVVLTGNVFQTLQNIEMIGNDFKLEGSAGGCGKGGQWPLPTTTGAPHVRVRNVTVGGR from the coding sequence ATGGAAGACAGGCTGCGTGAGGCCGTGGCGCGGAGCCACGCCGATTACACCGAGGCGCGTTGGGAACAGGTCACGCGGTCGCGGGTCGCATTCCAGCGCGATCAGCTGATGGCGCTCGAGTCGGGCGAGGAGGCAGGGGGGATCGTCCGCTGCCTCGTCAAGGGAGCGTGGGGAACCGCGGTGTTCACCGATCCGGCCGATCTCCCACGGAAGGTCGAGGAGGCCACGCACCTGGCGCGCACGGCGTCCGCCCACGTCAAGGATCCGGTGGCCTTGGCGCCCGTCGAGCCGGTCGAGGCGCGGTGGGAGGGCGCGATGAAACGCGACTTCCGCGGCGTGTCGTTGGACGAGAAGCGCCGGCTGGCCGAGGGCTACAACAAGTTCCTCCTCGGGTTCGCGCCGGAGATCGCGTCGACGAGCGTTCGCTACACCGATGCGTGGCGCAACGTTATCTACGCCAACTCGGAGGGGACCTACATCGAGCAGGGCATCCCCGACGTCACGCTCATGGTCGCGGCCGTGGCCCGCAAGAACGGGGACATCCAACAGGGCTTCGAGTCGCTGGGCTACGCCGCGGGATTCGAGGTCGCCCAAGGCCGGGAAGAGGACGCGGCGAAGGCCGCGCGACGGGCGGTGGACCTCCTGTCCGCCAAGCCGGTCCAGGGCGGCACGTACACGGTGATCCTCGACCCCGACCTGGCCGGGGTGTTCATCCACGAGGCGTTTGGCCACATCTGCGAGGCCGACTTCCTCCTCAAGAACGAGCCGATGCGCAAGGTGATGCAGCTCGGTACCCCATTCGGAGTCAGGTCCCTCAACGTGGTGGACGACGGCTACCGTCCCGGCGAGCGCGGCAACACCCCCTACGATGACGAGGGCGTCCCCTGGACCAAGGCGTACCTCATCAAGAACGGCGTCCTCACCGGGCTCATGCATTCCCGGGTCACGGCGCACAAGATGAAGGCGGTGCCGACCGGCAACGCCCGCGCCGTGTCGTGGGAGTACGAGCCGATCGTACGCATGCGCAACACGTACATCGAACCCGGGACGGCCACCCTCGACGAGATGCTCCGCGGAATCGAACGCGGGCTGTATGCCTGCTCCGCGTTCGGTGGCCAGACGATGTTCGAGCAGTTCACGTTCTCCGCCGCCTACGGCCACGAGATCGTGAACGGGAAGATCGGACCGATGGTCAAGGACGTCGTCCTCACCGGGAACGTGTTCCAGACCCTCCAGAACATCGAGATGATCGGGAACGACTTCAAGCTCGAGGGAAGCGCAGGCGGGTGCGGCAAGGGCGGCCAGTGGCCGCTCCCCACCACCACCGGCGCGCCTCACGTGCGCGTGCGGAACGTGACCGTAGGAGGGCGATGA